A window of the Chloroflexi bacterium ADurb.Bin180 genome harbors these coding sequences:
- the lytE gene encoding putative peptidoglycan endopeptidase LytE precursor, producing MSAERLDRQRSFTYNPVPEVSQRMLTTPPHNRVSRLLCCLGCLALLCLFPAQTTAQEQLVHVVQLGESLSNIALRYGTTVEAIAAANNLPDPDQIVEGQKLIIPAGSESAVAVGTAATGGGTYVVQPGDTLLTIAWRYGLKIADLRQVNSLFGTNVLFPGQIILLPGAGGTVPRPGPTKDTYIAQYGDTLHSIAAEYEVGPFALAFFNHLTAFPRLHIGQLLRVRGPGLTPVKRIVVDYSDQHLWAYEGNDVVYSFVCSTGRAPYFTKYGDFEIQSKIPNAYGSTWRIWMPHWMGIYWAGGTENGIHALPINPDGSTLWAGFLGRPISYGCIVLDTPDAKALYDWAEMGTPVIVQP from the coding sequence GTGTCGGCCGAACGGCTTGACCGACAACGTTCATTCACCTACAATCCCGTGCCAGAGGTGAGCCAACGGATGTTGACCACACCACCACATAATCGGGTATCGCGGCTCTTGTGCTGCCTCGGCTGCCTTGCGCTGCTCTGCCTGTTTCCCGCGCAGACCACGGCCCAGGAGCAGCTGGTGCACGTGGTTCAGCTCGGCGAGAGTCTGAGCAATATCGCCCTGCGCTATGGCACGACGGTCGAGGCGATTGCAGCCGCCAACAACCTGCCTGATCCTGACCAGATTGTCGAGGGGCAAAAGCTGATCATCCCCGCCGGCTCTGAGTCAGCCGTGGCCGTCGGTACTGCAGCGACTGGCGGCGGCACCTACGTGGTGCAACCAGGCGACACACTGCTCACCATCGCCTGGCGCTACGGTCTCAAAATCGCTGACCTGCGCCAGGTCAACAGCCTCTTTGGCACCAATGTGCTGTTCCCTGGCCAGATCATCCTGCTCCCGGGTGCCGGCGGCACCGTTCCCAGACCGGGACCGACCAAGGACACCTACATCGCCCAGTACGGCGATACGCTGCACAGCATCGCCGCCGAGTACGAGGTAGGGCCCTTTGCCCTGGCCTTCTTCAACCACCTGACGGCGTTCCCCAGGCTGCACATCGGCCAGTTGCTGCGCGTCCGGGGGCCGGGCCTCACGCCGGTCAAACGGATCGTAGTGGACTATTCTGACCAGCACCTCTGGGCCTACGAAGGCAACGACGTGGTGTATTCGTTCGTCTGCTCGACTGGCAGGGCGCCCTACTTTACCAAGTACGGCGACTTTGAGATTCAGAGCAAGATACCCAACGCCTACGGTTCGACCTGGCGCATCTGGATGCCGCACTGGATGGGCATCTACTGGGCCGGAGGTACCGAAAACGGCATCCACGCCCTGCCCATCAACCCCGACGGCAGCACGCTGTGGGCCGGTTTTCTGGGACGTCCCATCTCCTACGGCTGTATCGTGCTGGACACCCCCGACGCCAAGGCGTTGTACGACTGGGCGGAGATGGGCACACCCGTGATTGTCCAGCCCTGA